TGTTCGCGGCGGCGGAAAAATCGTTTCCGTTGCCAGTCTGATGGGCAGCGACGCCGAGGTCATTGAACTTAAGGTTCCCGATAAAAAGCAGTTTCAAAACGTTGCGCTTAAAGACCTTCACTTTCCTGCTGGCGCCATCCTTGGGGCAATCGTTAAAACCGGGAAAGGCGACGTGATTATCCCTTCCGGCAATACCGTGATCAAACCGGATGACAATCTGGTCATTTTTTGCACCAAGGCAGCCATCGGCGCCGTAGAGAGTTTTTTTGCCGAATAAGGGCGGATAAGATATGCGAATTGGAGGAGTCTTAAATCTATTCGGAAAGCTGCTGATCAGCCTTTCCCTGTTTTTGTTGCTGCCCATTCCCTTCAGCCTCTACTTTAATGACGGCATGATCAGGGTCTTTCTGTTGTGCTCCCTCTTCGGGGCAACCCTGGGGAGCCTATTTATCGCGGTGTTTGTTGCCGATGAAGATCTTGGCTTTCGCGACGGTTTCGCCGTTGTCGTGCTGGCTTGGCTCGGACTTGCTTTTCTCGGAGCGTTCCCCTACTACCTATGCGGCAAGGTCCCTTCGTTTATCGACTGTTTTTTCGAGTCCATGTCCGGTTTCACCACCACCGGCTCCACCATTCTGGGACAGGTTGAGATCCTCCCCGAAAGTGTTCACTTCTGGCGAGCAACGACACACTGGCTGGGAGGCATGGGTATTATTGTCCTATCACTGGCAATCCTGCCGCTCATCGGCGCCGGAGGCATGCAGATGTTCCAGGCGGAGATGCCCGGACCAACCAAGGACCGCCTCGCCCCTCGCATCCAGGATACCGCAAGAATTCTCTGGACCGTTTATGTCCTTTTCACCGGTGTAGAAATTGTGCTGCTGATGCTCGGCGGGCTGAGTTTTTATGATGCCATCTGCCACTCATTTGCAACCCTTGCCACCGGCGGATTTTCAACCCATAACTCAAGCGTCGGCTATTTCCAGTCCGCCTATGTCGAAGCAGTCATCATTGTTTTCATGTTCCTGGCCGGGATCAACTTTTCCCTGCACTACCATGGACTGCGCGGCAATCTAAAAATATACTGGCAGAATGAAGAGTTCCGTCTCTATCTAGGGTTTATCGGATTGGCCTTTGTGGTCATTCTAGGCGCCAATCTATTCCACGGGGTCTATCAAAGCCTAGGCCAGCAGATCCGAGCAGCCCTGTTTCAAGTGGTGTCAATCATTACCACCACCGGATTCGGCACCGCAGACTTCGAGCAGTGGCCGCCGATGTGCAAGTTTTTCCTGGTCGCCCTCATGTTCGTCGGTGGCTGCGCCGGCTCAACCGGAGGTGGCATCAAAGTCTTTCGCTTTCTGCTCTTCTTTAAATATGCCCGGCTCCAGCTCCGCAAACTCGTCCATCCGCGAGGGGTATACACCATCCAAGTGGGACAGGTGAAGGTCCCCCGTGACGTGAAAGTGGCCATTCTGGGATTTTTCTCCCTCTACACCATTGTATTTTTTCTGGCCTGCCTGGGCGTCACGGCAACTGGTGTCGATATCGTCACCGGAACTACCGCCGTGGCCGCCACGCTCAACAATATCGGACCTGGTCTGCAACAAGTCGGTCCGGCGCAGCATTTCGGGGGGCTGCCGGCTGTCGCCAAATTGATCCTCACCTTCTGCATGCTTGCCGGCCGCCTGGAACTCTATACCGTGGCGGTACTCTTCATGCCGGGCTACTGGTCGCTGGCCCGCAAGCCGATCTACCGCTGGCAGGTGGGCAAGAAGAGTCATCACGGGTAGGAAAATCTGATTAAACCTCACGTTTGGGGGCAACATGCCTTTGGTTACGTAAGATATACGGAAACGGGATAATAATTAGTTCGTACGAAGAAAATGAAGAAGCAGGCCATTCCAGAGAAATACAAAAAGTGGATAGATGCGCGTAAGTGCTTCAAGTTGACCCATGCGCAAATACAAATGGCAAGGGAACTTGGTCTGAATCCGAAGAATTTCGGTAGTCTTTCCAACAACAAACAAGAAACATGGAAGGCGCCTCTCGGCGAGTTCATTGAACACGTCTACGAGAAACATTTCAAAAAGACGGAACCAGACGTTGTCCGCTCGATCGAAGACATGGTCAAGGCAGAGAAAGTCCAGAAAGAACTACGAAGGGAACGAAAACTTGCAAGGATAGCCGAAGCAAACTC
The genomic region above belongs to Desulfobulbaceae bacterium and contains:
- a CDS encoding TrkH family potassium uptake protein, whose amino-acid sequence is MRIGGVLNLFGKLLISLSLFLLLPIPFSLYFNDGMIRVFLLCSLFGATLGSLFIAVFVADEDLGFRDGFAVVVLAWLGLAFLGAFPYYLCGKVPSFIDCFFESMSGFTTTGSTILGQVEILPESVHFWRATTHWLGGMGIIVLSLAILPLIGAGGMQMFQAEMPGPTKDRLAPRIQDTARILWTVYVLFTGVEIVLLMLGGLSFYDAICHSFATLATGGFSTHNSSVGYFQSAYVEAVIIVFMFLAGINFSLHYHGLRGNLKIYWQNEEFRLYLGFIGLAFVVILGANLFHGVYQSLGQQIRAALFQVVSIITTTGFGTADFEQWPPMCKFFLVALMFVGGCAGSTGGGIKVFRFLLFFKYARLQLRKLVHPRGVYTIQVGQVKVPRDVKVAILGFFSLYTIVFFLACLGVTATGVDIVTGTTAVAATLNNIGPGLQQVGPAQHFGGLPAVAKLILTFCMLAGRLELYTVAVLFMPGYWSLARKPIYRWQVGKKSHHG